One window of Candidatus Rokuibacteriota bacterium genomic DNA carries:
- a CDS encoding NUDIX hydrolase: MDSASPPQLGPGTIRFCPLCGSALVRRPLPPDQKEEAVCSGCGFVFYLNPKVVAGAIPARDGRILLVRRNIAPSKGKWTFPGGFVEWGESVPAAALRETLEETGLIITLDGLVGVYSYPGAPVVVVVYRAQVAGGRPAPNHEIAELAWMRPEEIPWDELAFPSTRDALRDYVGPGLSGPLPEPSSRPARRLSE; this comes from the coding sequence GTGGATTCCGCCTCGCCCCCCCAGCTCGGGCCCGGGACGATTCGCTTCTGCCCCCTCTGCGGCAGCGCGCTCGTCCGACGGCCGTTGCCGCCCGACCAGAAGGAGGAGGCGGTGTGCTCGGGGTGCGGCTTCGTCTTCTACCTGAACCCCAAGGTCGTCGCGGGGGCGATCCCGGCGCGGGACGGCCGGATCCTCCTCGTTCGCCGAAACATCGCGCCCTCGAAGGGGAAGTGGACGTTCCCGGGCGGCTTCGTCGAGTGGGGGGAGAGCGTGCCGGCCGCGGCGCTCCGCGAGACGCTGGAGGAGACGGGGCTCATCATCACGCTCGATGGTCTCGTCGGCGTCTACTCCTACCCGGGCGCGCCGGTGGTGGTCGTCGTGTACCGGGCCCAGGTCGCCGGCGGCCGTCCCGCGCCCAACCACGAGATCGCCGAGCTGGCCTGGATGAGGCCCGAGGAAATTCCGTGGGATGAGCTTGCCTTTCCTTCCACGCGCGATGCCTTGAGGGACTACGTCGGGCCGGGACTCTCGGGACCTCTGCCTGAGCCTTCGTCCCGTCCGGCTAGGCGCCTATCCGAGTGA